Proteins co-encoded in one Streptococcus parauberis NCFD 2020 genomic window:
- a CDS encoding CHAP domain-containing protein encodes MKKRILSAVLVSGVTLGAATTVGADDFDSKIAAQDTIITNLNAEQTAAQEQVTAIQGQIGTLQTQQDSLALENEALQAKSAKLAEEIQALSSKIVARNEALKKQARSAQKGNTTTSYLNTLLNSKTVSDAINRVVAIREVVSANAKMLNQQKADKVALNKKQTENQNAINTVAANMETISANKVSLETQQADLEVAKLDLSAKMATAQNDKATLVSQKHEAEVKAAEAAKAQAEAQAQAEAQAKAQAESVAKAQAAVEAQQAAESVAPAQSQAPAAQSVAPAQAPAAQSAAPAQSQAPAAQSAAPAQSTAPAAQSAAPVQSTTVSTPKVSYGTANTYPVGQCTWGVKSMAPWVGDYWGNGGQWASSAAAAGYRISSTPVAGAVAVWGGGYGHVALVTSVQSSSNIQVMESNYNGNMSIGNYRGWFNPSGAVYILPN; translated from the coding sequence ATGAAAAAGAGAATTTTATCAGCCGTTCTTGTAAGTGGTGTTACCCTTGGAGCAGCAACAACTGTCGGAGCAGATGATTTTGATTCAAAAATTGCTGCGCAAGATACGATTATCACAAACTTAAATGCAGAACAAACAGCTGCACAAGAACAAGTAACTGCAATTCAAGGTCAAATTGGTACTTTGCAAACTCAACAAGATAGTTTGGCACTTGAAAATGAAGCACTTCAAGCTAAATCAGCTAAATTAGCAGAAGAAATTCAAGCACTATCTAGTAAAATTGTTGCACGTAACGAAGCCTTGAAAAAACAAGCACGTAGTGCACAAAAAGGAAATACTACAACTAGCTATTTAAATACACTTTTAAACTCTAAAACTGTATCTGATGCTATTAATCGTGTTGTAGCTATTCGCGAAGTTGTTTCTGCGAATGCCAAAATGTTAAATCAACAAAAAGCAGATAAAGTTGCTCTTAATAAAAAGCAAACTGAAAATCAAAATGCAATTAATACTGTAGCTGCTAATATGGAAACTATTTCTGCTAATAAAGTTTCATTAGAAACTCAACAAGCAGATTTAGAAGTCGCTAAATTAGATTTATCAGCTAAAATGGCAACAGCTCAAAATGATAAAGCAACATTGGTTTCTCAAAAACATGAAGCTGAAGTTAAAGCTGCAGAAGCTGCTAAAGCACAAGCTGAAGCACAAGCACAAGCTGAAGCACAAGCTAAAGCACAAGCAGAATCTGTTGCTAAAGCACAAGCTGCTGTAGAAGCACAACAAGCTGCTGAATCTGTTGCACCTGCTCAATCACAAGCACCAGCTGCACAATCAGTTGCACCAGCACAAGCACCAGCTGCACAATCAGCTGCGCCTGCTCAATCACAAGCACCAGCTGCACAATCAGCTGCGCCTGCTCAATCAACAGCACCAGCTGCACAATCAGCTGCACCTGTGCAATCAACAACTGTGTCAACACCAAAAGTATCATATGGAACAGCAAATACATATCCAGTTGGACAATGTACTTGGGGCGTTAAATCAATGGCACCTTGGGTTGGCGACTATTGGGGTAATGGTGGACAATGGGCATCCTCTGCAGCAGCAGCTGGATACAGAATTAGTTCAACACCAGTAGCTGGCGCAGTAGCAGTTTGGGGTGGTGGATATGGACACGTAGCTTTAGTTACATCTGTTCAAAGTTCTTCAAACATCCAAGTTATGGAATCAAATTATAATGGAAATATGTCAATCGGCAACTATCGTGGATGGTTTAATCCAAGTGGTGCTGTATACATCTTACCAAACTAA
- the mreD gene encoding rod shape-determining protein MreD codes for MNKLKLTIYFLLLIPIMLIDPHISELINTFFTSETHISIFLFFIFIFYLSQQIGYFIAFPLSLILGMIYDYYYFDYLGIMVIAFPVSISFLYIFTKYLEKNSKIQSTLLFSIYLFLVNFICFLIVRSLDFTSLSWTFFITYELLPSLIVNIFLFVTINTYLNRFIY; via the coding sequence ATGAATAAGTTAAAACTAACTATATATTTTTTATTACTGATTCCAATAATGCTTATTGATCCACATATTTCGGAATTAATTAATACATTTTTTACGAGTGAGACTCACATATCTATCTTCCTATTTTTTATTTTTATCTTTTATTTGTCTCAACAAATTGGATATTTTATAGCATTTCCTTTATCTCTAATATTGGGTATGATTTATGATTATTATTATTTTGATTATTTAGGAATCATGGTTATTGCCTTTCCAGTTTCAATATCATTTTTGTATATTTTTACAAAATATTTGGAAAAAAATTCAAAAATTCAATCCACATTATTGTTTTCGATTTACTTATTTTTAGTTAATTTTATTTGTTTTTTAATAGTTCGATCTCTAGATTTTACAAGCCTTTCATGGACATTTTTTATCACTTACGAATTACTTCCAAGTTTAATTGTGAATATTTTCCTTTTTGTAACAATTAATACATATTTGAACCGATTTATTTATTAA
- the mreC gene encoding rod shape-determining protein MreC has protein sequence MKLENESTNVEQLKSLKRKNASLRALLNLETNASFKKVSEILVRNPYSWSDSLIIKGGKQDGINNSMTVVNGKYLIGSISNISDDSSHVNLLTSGKNFNLPIKIVGKKETIFGNLKTYNKETKLMVASEFNSNVTISTGDKVYTSGLDGVTVPDISIGKVKNEIKANDKLDRRIYISLGANFKQIDYLYVLGRDN, from the coding sequence TTGAAATTAGAAAATGAGTCAACAAATGTAGAACAACTAAAAAGCTTGAAAAGAAAAAATGCTTCTTTGAGGGCACTATTAAATCTAGAAACGAATGCATCTTTTAAAAAAGTAAGTGAAATATTAGTCAGAAATCCGTATAGTTGGTCTGACTCTCTTATTATTAAGGGTGGCAAACAAGATGGAATAAATAATTCCATGACTGTGGTTAATGGTAAGTATTTAATAGGTAGTATTAGTAATATTTCGGACGATAGCTCACATGTTAACTTATTAACAAGTGGAAAAAATTTCAACTTACCAATAAAAATTGTTGGAAAAAAAGAAACTATTTTCGGCAATTTAAAAACTTATAATAAAGAGACAAAGCTAATGGTTGCAAGTGAATTCAATTCTAATGTAACTATATCAACAGGTGATAAAGTTTATACAAGCGGTTTAGATGGAGTTACAGTTCCCGATATTTCAATCGGGAAAGTGAAAAATGAGATTAAAGCCAATGATAAATTGGATCGAAGAATTTATATATCTTTAGGTGCTAATTTTAAACAAATTGATTATTTATATGTATTAGGAAGAGATAACTAA